A region of Malaciobacter marinus DNA encodes the following proteins:
- a CDS encoding NuoI/complex I 23 kDa subunit family protein codes for MGIKIVPRHGKSLKDKLYLPAIAGGMKTTFKHFVKNLKDTSNLRTMSYPEVQPDDLSERYRGVHRLTKWDDGSEKCVACYMCATACPADCIFIDAQERFDGVAEKRPKQFKIDLLECVYCGYCVEACPCDAIRMDTGIFSFTGSTREEFVVDKDYLMSNERSKDLNDD; via the coding sequence ATGGGAATTAAAATAGTACCAAGACATGGAAAGTCACTAAAAGACAAACTTTATCTACCAGCTATTGCAGGTGGAATGAAGACAACTTTTAAGCACTTTGTTAAGAATTTAAAAGATACATCAAATCTTAGAACAATGTCATACCCAGAAGTACAGCCTGATGACTTAAGTGAGAGATACAGAGGTGTACATAGACTTACAAAATGGGATGATGGAAGTGAAAAATGTGTTGCATGTTATATGTGTGCAACAGCTTGTCCTGCTGATTGTATATTTATAGATGCCCAAGAAAGATTTGATGGAGTTGCTGAAAAGAGACCAAAACAGTTCAAAATTGACCTTTTAGAGTGTGTTTATTGCGGGTATTGTGTTGAAGCTTGTCCTTGTGATGCAATTAGAATGGACACAGGAATCTTTTCATTTACAGGTTCAACAAGAGAAGAATTTGTAGTTGATAAAGACTACTTAATGTCAAATGAACGTTCAAAGGATTTAAATGATGACTGA